In Ipomoea triloba cultivar NCNSP0323 chromosome 15, ASM357664v1, one genomic interval encodes:
- the LOC116006117 gene encoding AT-hook motif nuclear-localized protein 27-like has protein sequence MGGGGGGDGGGGGGFNHHHHQAPPPPGFVHQLFSTPELQLHHQSNFSQHQPSGGGGAAALPTTPTSDSSDQKEQKSDNDAAATSSGGGGGGGSTSSRRPRGRPPGSKNKPKPPIIVTRDSPNALRSHVLEVSAGADIVDSVTSYARRRGRGVCVLSGSGTVTNVTLRQPSSPAGTVVTLHGRFEILSLSGTVLPPPAPPGAGGLSIFLSGGQGQVVGGSVVGPLMASGPVVLMAATFANAVFERLPLEEEAEGGAGNATAAAAGQVQSSTAASQTSGVTGGGEGGGGTSFGNTQQPQPPPPTNYPFSAEVFGWAGNTAAAAARPPQF, from the coding sequence atgggcggcggcggcggcggagatgGAGGCGGAGGAGGGGGGTTtaatcaccatcatcatcaggctcctcctcctcctggTTTCGTTCACCAGCTCTTTAGTACGCCTGAGCTTCAGTTGCACCACCAATCTAATTTCTCTCAGCATCAACCCTCCGGCGGGGGCGGCGCCGCCGCCTTACCTACGACGCCTACCTCGGATTCATCCGACCAGAAGGAACAGAAATCGGATAATGATGCGGCGGCTACTAGCTCGGGAGGAGGAGGGGGAGGTGGGTCGACGTCGAGCCGTCGACCTAGAGGTCGGCCGCCCGGGTCGAAGAACAAGCCGAAGCCGCCTATTATTGTGACGAGAGACAGCCCTAACGCCCTGCGGTCTCACGTGCTGGAGGTCTCGGCCGGGGCCGACATCGTGGACAGCGTGACCAGCTACGCGCGGCGGAGGGGGAGGGGGGTCTGCGTGCTCAGCGGGAGCGGCACCGTCACTAACGTCACCCTGCGTCAGCCGTCCTCGCCCGCCGGGACAGTTGTCACGCTCCACGGCCGCTTCGAGATCCTCTCGCTCTCCGGAACCGTCCTCCCGCCTCCCGCCCCGCCCGGGGCGGGCGGCCTGTCGATATTTTTGTCAGGGGGACAGGGGCAGGTCGTGGGCGGGAGCGTGGTGGGGCCCCTTATGGCTTCCGGCCCGGTAGTGCTCATGGCTGCCACGTTCGCCAATGCGGTTTTCGAGCGCCTCCCTCTGGAGGAGGAAGCGGAGGGAGGCGCGGGCAATGCAACCGCCGCCGCAGCTGGGCAGGTCCAGTCGTCCACCGCCGCGTCCCAAACATCCGGCGTGACTGGAGGCGGCGAAGGCGGAGGAGGAACGTCATTCGGAAACACACAACAGCCACAGCCGCCGCCGCCAACCAATTACCCGTTTTCAGCAGAAGTGTTCGGATGGGCTGGAaacaccgccgccgccgccgcaagACCACCTCAATTTTAA
- the LOC116006937 gene encoding heterogeneous nuclear ribonucleoprotein Q-like has protein sequence MPMKRTSATASKLSEPEKPVETEEQVELDGDNEEEEDIEYEEVEEEVELEEEVEEEVEEEVEEEEEGSDGEEKGSDDEGPEVDPEEEDDEQKRRAELLALPPHGSEVYIGGITQDVSEGDVRQFCESIGKITELRMMKGKETNQNKGYAFVTFRTKELASTAIKELNNTELKGRKVKCSPAQAKHRLFIGNVPRNWGEEEMKKVVNKVGPGVIKVELLKDQQNSSRNRGFAFIEYYNNACAEYSRQKMSNPNFKLDDSSPTVSWADPRNADSSTSSQVKAVYVKNLPKSVTQDQLKELFERHGKITKVVLPPAKPGQENSRYGFVHFAERSSAMKALKNTERYEIDGKVLDCSLAKPQADKKPSGGSNLQKGTTFPIYPPRLGYGMVGAPYSGVAAGIGHPLAYGRGATPAGMAMMPLLLPDGRIGYVLQQPGVMPTLPTAPQGGHGGGGQFSGGGRRGNNSGRGGGGGHSSDSGRGRSRYNPY, from the exons ATGCCGATGAAAAGAACTAGTGCCACAGCTTCTAAATTGAGTGAACCTGAGAAGCCTGTTGAGACTGAAGAGCAGGTTGAGCTTGATGGAGACAATGAAGAAGAGGAAGACATTGAATAtgaagaagtagaagaagaagtgGAATTGGAAGAGGAAGTAGAAGAAGAGGTAGAGGAGGAGgtggaagaagaggaagagggaAGTGATGGTGAAGAAAAGGGCTCTGATGATGAGGGACCGGAAGTTGATCCtgaagaggaagatgatgagCAGAAAAGACGTGCTGAGCTTCTTGCGCTGCCTCCTCATGGATCAGAGGTGTATATAGGTGGTATTACTCAGGATGTTTCAGAAGGTGATGTGAGGCAATTTTGTGAGTCAATAGGAAAAATTACAGAG TTGAGAATGATGAAGGGAAAAGAAACAAATCAGAACAAGGGGTATGCTTTTGTCACTTTCAGAACAAAGGAACTAGCTTCTACCGCCATTAAGGAGCTTAATAATACTGAACTAAAG GGAAGAAAGGTAAAGTGTTCTCCTGCTCAAGCAAAGCATCGATTATTCATTGGTAATGTTCCTAGAAACTGGGGGGAGGAAGAGATGAAGAAGGTGGTAAACAAGGTTGGGCCTGGCGTTATTAAAGTAGAATTGTTGAAG GATCAACAGAATTCGAGCCGAAACCGTGGATTTGCATTCATTGAGTACTACAATAATGCGTGTGCTGAGTATTCAAGACAAAAGATGTCAAATCCAAATTTTAAACTTGATGATAGTTCTCCAACTGTTAGCTGGGCTGACCCAAGGAATGCAGATTCTTCTACTTCTTCTCAG GTTAAAGCAGTATATGTAAAGAACTTGCCCAAAAGTGTTACTCAGGATCAGCTGAAAGAGTTATTTGAACGTCATGGAAAGATTACCAAAGTCGTTCTACCTCCTGCTAAACCAGGACAGGAAAACAGCAGATATGGTTTTGTTCACTTTGCTGAAAGGTCAAGTGCAATGAAGGCTTTGAAAAATACAGAGAGATATGAGATAGATG GTAAAGTTCTGGATTGCTCACTTGCAAAGCCACAGGCAGATAAAAAACCTTCTGGTGGATCAAATTTACAGAAAGGAACCACATTTCCGATCTATCCACCTCGTCTTGGATATGGCATGGTTGGAGCACCATATTCTGGTGTAGCTGCAGGAATTGGCCAT CCACTAGCTTATGGAAGGGGAGCTACACCAGCCGGTATGGCAATGATGCCATTGCTTTTACCTGATGGAAGGATCGGATATGTCTT GCAACAGCCAGGAGTCATGCCCACACTACCAACAGCTCCTCAAGGCGGTCATGGTGGCGGTGGACAGTTTTCGGGTGGAGGAAGGCGTGGAAACAACAGTGGgcgtggtggtggtggtggccaTAGCAGTGACAGTGGACGTGGGCGTAGTCGATATAATCCCTACTAA